The Phoenix dactylifera cultivar Barhee BC4 chromosome 12, palm_55x_up_171113_PBpolish2nd_filt_p, whole genome shotgun sequence genome has a window encoding:
- the LOC113461041 gene encoding anthranilate synthase alpha subunit 1, chloroplastic-like, translating into MPVLAYRCLVKEDDWAAPSFLFESVEQGSSGSNVGRYSVVGAQPAIEIVAKENMVTVMDHESGRRTEEFVEDPMQIPRKIMEGWKPQLIDELPNVFCGGWVGYFSYDTMRYVETKRLPFSNAPEDDRNLPDVHLGLYNDVIVFDHVEKVSFFSP; encoded by the exons ATGCCGGTGCTCGCTTACCGCTGTCTCGTTAAGGAGGACGACTGGGCagccccgagcttcctcttcgAGTCGGTGGAGCAAGGCTCCAGTGGAAGCAATGTG GGCCGTTACAGTGTGGTGGGAGCGCAGCCGGCCATAGAGATTGTGGCCAAGGAAAACATGGTCACGGTTATGGACCATGAGTCAGGGCGGAGAACGGAGGAGTTCGTTGAGGATCCCATGCAAATCCCCAGAAAGATCATGGAGGGCTGGAAGCCACAGCTCATCGACGAGCTTCCAAATGTGTTTTGTG GTGGATGGGTGGGATATTTTTCATACGACACCATGCGATATGTAGAAACAAAGAGGCTTCCATTCTCCAATGCTCCAGAAGATGATAGAAACCTTCCTGACGTTCACTTAGGTCTCTACAATGATGTCATAGTGTTTGATCATGTGGAAAAGGTATCTTTCTTTTCACCTTGA
- the LOC103699024 gene encoding pre-mRNA-processing ATP-dependent RNA helicase PRP5-like, whose translation MVCPPMGLNMGYDDDQHERGRTEFYSSRRMEEPMMLPQQPLARSQQDMRMSHQFIPPGHSGGLNMLPQHPLPNMYSHAAFPNPAALRPPLGMLGSSDFPNISSADAYRRHHEVTAMGDNVPAPFMTFESTGFPPEILREMHLAGFLSPTPIQAQTWPVALQKRDVVAIAKTGSGKTLAVFTPTATRDEELSIEESSQAIIFRENSDSAVVQPENSAHMSAEISASAPIVSENAEESLTSEIPATEGRSTSVIATEASANAAKEQGDFTVDLQLQREDTPVADFSAENSATAKFVAPPRSSGFLPDSSNHIEPIHSQEDAKITTRAVINIQRPTTMQLTAWIDRYEEPKRKFGTFRKGTIGKGML comes from the exons ATGGTCTGTCCGCCTATGGGATTGAACATGGGTTATGATGATGATCAACATGAAAGAGGGAGAACAGAATTTTATTCTTCCCGAAGAATGGAAGAACCAATGATGCTTCCACAGCAACCTCTTGCACGGAGTCAACAG GATATGAGAATGAGTCATCAGTTTATCCCACCAGGTCATTCAGGTGGATTGAACATGTTGCCCCAGCATCCTTTGCCAAACATGTACAGTCATGCTGCCTTTCCTAATCCAGCTGCATTAAGACCACCTCTAGGAATGCTTGGCTCATCAGATTTTCCAAATATCTCTTCAGCTGATGCATATCGCCGGCACCACGAGGTTACTGCAATG GGCGACAATGTTCCTGCACCATTCATGACCTTCGAGTCCACTGGCTTCCCTCCCGAGATACTTAGAGAg ATGCATTTGGCTGGATTTTTGTCTCCCACACCGATACAGGCGCAGACATGGCCAGTTGCACTACAAAAAAGAGACGTAGTAGCAATCGCCAAAACCGGTTCGGGGAAGACCCTAGCTGTTTTCACTCCAACCGCAACCCGAGATGAAGAACTATCTATTGAAGAATCCAGTCAAGCCATCATATTTCGGGAGAACAGCGATTCAGCCGTTGTTCAACCCGAAAATTCTGCACACATGAGCGCAGAAATTTCAGCTTCTGCGCCCATTGTGAGTGAAAATGCTGAGGAGTCTTTGACCTCAGAAATTCCAGCAACCGAAGGCAGGTCAACCTCGGTTATTGCAACAGAAGCCTCAGCCAATGCAGCCAAGGAACAAGGTGATTTTACAGTGGATCTTCAGTTGCAAAGAGAAGACACACCTGTTGCAGATTTTAGTGCAGAAAATTCTGCGACTGCGAAATTTGTTGCACCACCAAGGAGCAGCGGATTTCTTCCAGATTCTTCAAACCACATTGAGCCAATCCATAGCCAGGAGGATGCCAAGATAACCACACGGGCGGTGATCAATATTCAGCGACCAACTACTATGCAGCTCACGGCTTGGATCGACAGATACGAG gaaccaaagaggaagtttgggacatTCAGAAAGGGAACTATTGGCaaaggaatgctgtaa